In Desulfotignum phosphitoxidans DSM 13687, a single window of DNA contains:
- the tyrA gene encoding bifunctional chorismate mutase/prephenate dehydrogenase, whose amino-acid sequence MTDPGFSDQIRPLRDEIDRIDTQILTLLARRQEQVDQVADLKKKCDMPVYHPAREEDMISRLRPQAKNKGLDPDVTENLFRVIIRQSRVKQTFSMQYKGVRPGAAVLIVGGAGQMGAMFASLFEKSGYGVRILTESDWEAAPQLCEGIDLALVSVPIEHTVAVIEKIAPFLPATALLADLTSIKKDPVEAMCENHNGPVLGLHPLFGPTTSSLDKQIIVYTPGRDMSAGHWLVEQMGLWGAIPVQASAVEHDEIMEIVQALRHFATFCFGRFLFEKQVKIQRTLEFSSPIYRLELGMVGRLFAQDAGLYAQIVFATKERRDLLKQFVTSLARHTDMLEKKDISSFTRQFNEIAEWFGPFSDQALRESTFLIDRLIERF is encoded by the coding sequence ATGACCGACCCCGGCTTTTCCGACCAGATCCGCCCGTTGCGGGACGAAATCGACCGCATCGACACACAGATTCTGACCCTTCTGGCCAGACGTCAGGAACAGGTGGATCAGGTGGCGGACCTGAAAAAAAAATGCGACATGCCCGTATACCATCCGGCCAGAGAAGAAGACATGATCTCTCGTCTCAGACCCCAGGCCAAAAACAAAGGCCTGGACCCGGATGTCACGGAAAACCTGTTCCGGGTGATCATCCGCCAGTCCCGGGTCAAGCAGACGTTTTCCATGCAGTACAAAGGGGTCCGGCCCGGTGCGGCCGTGCTGATTGTCGGCGGTGCCGGACAGATGGGAGCCATGTTTGCCTCTTTGTTTGAAAAATCCGGGTACGGGGTCCGGATTCTGACGGAATCGGACTGGGAAGCGGCCCCCCAACTGTGCGAAGGCATTGACCTGGCCCTGGTGTCCGTGCCCATCGAGCACACCGTGGCGGTCATCGAAAAAATCGCCCCGTTTCTGCCGGCCACGGCCCTTCTGGCAGACCTGACCTCCATAAAAAAAGATCCCGTGGAAGCCATGTGCGAAAACCACAATGGACCGGTCTTGGGCCTGCATCCTTTGTTCGGCCCCACCACCTCTTCTTTGGACAAACAGATCATTGTCTACACACCGGGCCGGGACATGAGCGCCGGCCACTGGCTGGTGGAACAGATGGGGCTGTGGGGGGCCATTCCGGTTCAGGCATCGGCTGTGGAACATGATGAGATCATGGAGATCGTCCAGGCCCTGCGGCATTTTGCCACTTTCTGTTTCGGCCGGTTTTTGTTTGAAAAACAGGTGAAAATCCAGCGCACCCTGGAATTTTCCAGCCCCATCTACCGGCTGGAGCTGGGCATGGTGGGCCGGCTGTTTGCCCAGGATGCCGGCCTGTATGCCCAGATCGTTTTTGCCACAAAAGAACGGCGGGACCTGTTAAAGCAGTTTGTCACCTCGTTGGCCCGGCATACGGACATGCTTGAAAAAAAAGATATATCCTCATTTACCCGCCAGTTCAACGAAATTGCCGAGTGGTTCGGCCCGTTCAGCGACCAGGCCCTGAGGGAATCCACGTTTCTTATCGACCGGCTCATCGAACGGTTTTAA